Proteins encoded within one genomic window of Hevea brasiliensis isolate MT/VB/25A 57/8 chromosome 8, ASM3005281v1, whole genome shotgun sequence:
- the LOC110664317 gene encoding uncharacterized protein LOC110664317 isoform X2 — protein sequence MEFTASSSSSSSSRVLNSISHFSCLTTPRLQKSSLFNPSNVSLRLSAPFFRGDISCKSSLKDSASFIPKVKWLLKLSQIPEVTEVPNFSEEAQIYLQELIDGFSMDDALEVKNIEKVTNHDVKAVEYFLKKKCQSHPEIAKVLEFFHFACTSEDINNLAHALMLKESMNKVMFPVMDELITALCNMAEDHASIPMLSRTHGQPASPTTLGKEMAVFAARLSEQRQEISQVKIKGKFAGAVGNYNAHIVAYPAIDWPLIAKEFVESLGLCFNPYVTQIEPHDYMARLFHAIMIFNTILIDFDRDIWGYISLAYFKQITKAGEIGSSTMPHKVNPIDFENSEGNLGKANGSLSHLSEKLPISRWQRDLTDSTVLRNVGEGLGHSLLAYKSALQGMGKLQVNENRLSEDLNQSWEVLAEPIQTVMRRYGVPEPYEKLKELTRGRAVTKGSIREFIEGLALPKEAKSYLLELTPHTYVGAAIELGKSVNVTMNLINGVRAI from the exons ATGGAGTTtacagcttcttcttcttcttcttcgtctTCTAGGGTCTTGAATAGCATCAGCCACTTCTCATGTTTAACAACACCCAGACTCCAAAAATCAAGTTTATTTAATCCTTCAAATGTTTCTCTTCGCCTGTCAGCACCATTTTTTCGTGGAGATATCTCTTGCAAATCTTCTCTCAAAGACAGTGCTTCCTTTATTCCTAAG GTTAAATGGTTGCTGAAACTCTCACAAATTCCTGAAGTCACTGAGGTtcccaactttagtgaagaagctCAGATTTATTTGCAAGAATTGATTGATGGGTTTAGCATGGATGATGCCTTGGAGGTTAAAAATATTGAGAAAGTCACAAACCATGATGTAAAAGCAGTGGAATACTTCTTGAAAAAGAAATGCCAATCACATCCAGAGATTGCTAAG GTGCTCGAATTTTTCCATTTTGCTTGCACATCTGAGGATATTAACAATTTGGCCCATGCATTAATGCTTAAAGAATCAATGAACAAGGTCATGTTTCCTGTAATGGATGAATTGATCACAGCATTATGCAACATGGCTGAAGATCATGCTTCCATTCCAATGCTTTCCCGCACTCATGGACAG CCAGCTTCACCTACGACTTTGGGAAAGGAAATGGCAGTTTTTGCTGCCAGGTTAAGCGAACAAAGGCAGGAAATTTCTCAAGTTAAGATAAAGGGGAAGTTTGCTGGTGCAGTTGGAAATTACAATGCACACATTGTTGCATATCCTGCTATCGATTGGCCCCTAATTGCCAAAGAGTTTGTGGAATCTCTGGGATTGTGTTTTAATCCCTATGTTACTCAG ATTGAACCACATGATTATATGGCAAGACTTTTTCATGCAATTATGATATTTAACACTATATTAATTGACTTTGATAGAGATATATGGGGCTATATATCCTTAGCATACTTTAAGCAG ATAACTAAGGCTGGTGAGATTGGTTCCTCAACAATGCCTCACAAAGTAAATCCTATTGATTTTGAAAATAGTGAAGGTAATCTTGGTAAAGCCAATGGAAGTTTATCTCATCTCAGTGAGAAGTTACCTATTTCACGTTGGCAG CGTGACTTGACTGATTCAACTGTTTTAAGGAATGTGGGTGAGGGCTTGGGACATTCTCTTCTTGCCTACAAAAGTGCATTGCAGGGAATGGGGAAGCTTCAG GTGAATGAAAATCGTTTGAGTGAAGATCTGAACCAATCATGGGAAGTGCTTGCTGAGCCAATACAGACA GTAATGCGACGATATGGTGTTCCTGAGCCTTATGAGAAGCTAAAAGAGCTAACCAGAGGAAGAGCTGTTACTAAAGGGAGTATAAGAGAATTTATTGAAGGCTTGGCATTGCCAAAAGAAGCAAAATCCTATCTTTTGGAGTTGACACCCCATACCTATGTCGGAGCAGCTATTGAATTGGGTAAATCTGTGAATGTTACAATGAATTTAATAAATGGGGTGAGAGCTATATAA
- the LOC110664317 gene encoding uncharacterized protein LOC110664317 isoform X1: MEFTASSSSSSSSRVLNSISHFSCLTTPRLQKSSLFNPSNVSLRLSAPFFRGDISCKSSLKDSASFIPKMATRDFELSNLTALSPLDGRYWGKVQDLSPHLSEYGLIYYRVLVEVKWLLKLSQIPEVTEVPNFSEEAQIYLQELIDGFSMDDALEVKNIEKVTNHDVKAVEYFLKKKCQSHPEIAKVLEFFHFACTSEDINNLAHALMLKESMNKVMFPVMDELITALCNMAEDHASIPMLSRTHGQPASPTTLGKEMAVFAARLSEQRQEISQVKIKGKFAGAVGNYNAHIVAYPAIDWPLIAKEFVESLGLCFNPYVTQIEPHDYMARLFHAIMIFNTILIDFDRDIWGYISLAYFKQITKAGEIGSSTMPHKVNPIDFENSEGNLGKANGSLSHLSEKLPISRWQRDLTDSTVLRNVGEGLGHSLLAYKSALQGMGKLQVNENRLSEDLNQSWEVLAEPIQTVMRRYGVPEPYEKLKELTRGRAVTKGSIREFIEGLALPKEAKSYLLELTPHTYVGAAIELGKSVNVTMNLINGVRAI, encoded by the exons ATGGAGTTtacagcttcttcttcttcttcttcgtctTCTAGGGTCTTGAATAGCATCAGCCACTTCTCATGTTTAACAACACCCAGACTCCAAAAATCAAGTTTATTTAATCCTTCAAATGTTTCTCTTCGCCTGTCAGCACCATTTTTTCGTGGAGATATCTCTTGCAAATCTTCTCTCAAAGACAGTGCTTCCTTTATTCCTAAG ATGGCTACCCGTGATTTTGAGCTTTCAAATTTGACAGCTTTGTCGCCTTTGGACGGACGGTATTGGGGTAAAGTGCAGGACTTGTCCCCTCATTTGAGTGAATACGGCCTAATTTATTATCGGGTTCTAGTCGAG GTTAAATGGTTGCTGAAACTCTCACAAATTCCTGAAGTCACTGAGGTtcccaactttagtgaagaagctCAGATTTATTTGCAAGAATTGATTGATGGGTTTAGCATGGATGATGCCTTGGAGGTTAAAAATATTGAGAAAGTCACAAACCATGATGTAAAAGCAGTGGAATACTTCTTGAAAAAGAAATGCCAATCACATCCAGAGATTGCTAAG GTGCTCGAATTTTTCCATTTTGCTTGCACATCTGAGGATATTAACAATTTGGCCCATGCATTAATGCTTAAAGAATCAATGAACAAGGTCATGTTTCCTGTAATGGATGAATTGATCACAGCATTATGCAACATGGCTGAAGATCATGCTTCCATTCCAATGCTTTCCCGCACTCATGGACAG CCAGCTTCACCTACGACTTTGGGAAAGGAAATGGCAGTTTTTGCTGCCAGGTTAAGCGAACAAAGGCAGGAAATTTCTCAAGTTAAGATAAAGGGGAAGTTTGCTGGTGCAGTTGGAAATTACAATGCACACATTGTTGCATATCCTGCTATCGATTGGCCCCTAATTGCCAAAGAGTTTGTGGAATCTCTGGGATTGTGTTTTAATCCCTATGTTACTCAG ATTGAACCACATGATTATATGGCAAGACTTTTTCATGCAATTATGATATTTAACACTATATTAATTGACTTTGATAGAGATATATGGGGCTATATATCCTTAGCATACTTTAAGCAG ATAACTAAGGCTGGTGAGATTGGTTCCTCAACAATGCCTCACAAAGTAAATCCTATTGATTTTGAAAATAGTGAAGGTAATCTTGGTAAAGCCAATGGAAGTTTATCTCATCTCAGTGAGAAGTTACCTATTTCACGTTGGCAG CGTGACTTGACTGATTCAACTGTTTTAAGGAATGTGGGTGAGGGCTTGGGACATTCTCTTCTTGCCTACAAAAGTGCATTGCAGGGAATGGGGAAGCTTCAG GTGAATGAAAATCGTTTGAGTGAAGATCTGAACCAATCATGGGAAGTGCTTGCTGAGCCAATACAGACA GTAATGCGACGATATGGTGTTCCTGAGCCTTATGAGAAGCTAAAAGAGCTAACCAGAGGAAGAGCTGTTACTAAAGGGAGTATAAGAGAATTTATTGAAGGCTTGGCATTGCCAAAAGAAGCAAAATCCTATCTTTTGGAGTTGACACCCCATACCTATGTCGGAGCAGCTATTGAATTGGGTAAATCTGTGAATGTTACAATGAATTTAATAAATGGGGTGAGAGCTATATAA
- the LOC110664318 gene encoding sedoheptulose-1,7-bisphosphatase, chloroplastic: METGIACCARGALLPGISSQHSKALASPSSFTARNLKSSSLFGESLRLVPRSSLQVLNTKNALLVTKCEIGDSLEEFLTKATPDKGLVRLLMCMGEALRTIAFKVRTASCGGTACVNSFGDEQLAVDMLANKLLFEALTYSHFCKYACSEEVPELQDMGGPAEGGFSVAFDPLDGSSIVDTNFSVGTIFGVWPGDKLIGVKGRDQVAAAMGIYGPRTTYVLALKDYPGTHEFLLLDEGKWQHVKETTEVGEGKLFSPGNLRATFDNPDYDKLISYYVKEKYTLRYTGGMVPDVNQIIVKEKGVFTNVTSPSSKAKLRLLFEVAPLGLLVEKAGGYSSDGYQSVLDKEIKNLDDRTQVAYGSKNEIIRFEETLYGKSRLKAGGVPVGATA; the protein is encoded by the exons ATGGAGACTGGAATAGCTTGCTGTGCTCGTGGGGCGTTGTTGCCTGGTATTTCTTCTCAGCACTCTAAAGCTCTAGCTTCTCCATCCTCCTTCACCGCCAGG AATCTGAAATCAAGTTCACTGTTTGGGGAATCATTGCGGTTGGTACCAAGATCATCCCtccaagttttaaatacaaagaaCGCTTTGCTTGTGACCAAATGTGAGATTGGTGACAGCTTG GAAGAGTTCCTGACAAAGGCAACCCCAGATAAGGGACTTGTTAGGTTGTTGATGTGCATGGGAGAGGCATTAAGGACTATTGCATTCAAGGTCAGGACAGCTTCTTGTGGAGGAACAGCATGTGTCAATTCCTTTGGAGATGAGCAGCTCGCTGTTGATATGCTTGCCAACAAGCTTCTTTTCGAG GCCTTGACTTACTCTCACTTTTGCAAATATGCTTGCTCTGAAGAAGTTCCTGAACTGCAAGACATGGGAGGCCCAGCTGAAG GTGGATTTAGTGTTGCTTTTGATCCACTTGATGGTTCGAGTATTGTGGACACAAATTTCTCTGTGGGCACCATCTTTGGAGTGTGGCCAGGAGATAAATTAATTGGAGTAAAAGGAAGAGATCAAGTTGCAGCAGCAATGGGGATTTATGGTCCAAGAACTACATATGTTCTTGCTCTTAAAGACTACCCTGGAACCCACGAGTTCCTTCTTCTAGACGAAG GAAAATGGCAACATGTGAAGGAGACAACAGAAGTTGGTGAAGGAAAACTATTCTCCCCTGGAAATTTGAGAGCCACATTTGACAACCCTGACTATGACAAG TTGATCAGCTACTATGTGAAAGAAAAATACACCTTGAGATACACAGGAGGAATGGTGCCAGATGTTAATCAG ATCATTGTAAAAGAGAAGGGTGTCTTCACAAATGTGACATCACCATCTTCCAAAGCCAAGTTGAGATTGTTATTTGAGGTAGCTCCTTTGGGATTATTGGTTGAGAAGGCTGGAGGATACAGTAGTGATGGTTATCAGTCTGTGCTAGACAAGGAGATCAAAAATCTCGACGATAGAACTCAAGTTGCTTATGGATCCAAGAATGAGATCATCCGGTTTGAAGAAACTCTATATGGGAAATCAAGACTCAAGGCTGGTGGAGTTCCTGTTGGAGCTACTGCTTAA